From Thermogemmata fonticola, a single genomic window includes:
- a CDS encoding fumarate reductase/succinate dehydrogenase flavoprotein subunit, with product MSLDAKVPSGPLAEKWTRFKREQRLISPANKAKYTVIVVGTGLAGASAAATMAELGYKVLVFCFHDTPRRAHSIAAQGGINAAKNYRNDGDSVFRLFYDTIKGGDFRSREANVYRLAEVSGNIIDQCVAQGVPFAREYGGLLETRSFGGAQLQRTFYCRGQTGQQLLLGAYQALCRQISYGTVHMFPRCEMLDLVVIDGRARGIVTRHLVTGKIESFAADAVVLATGGYSNVFYLSTNAIGCNVSATYRAYKRGAFFANPCFTQIHPTCIPVSGEHQSKLTLMSESLRNDGRVWVPKRREDIGKHPNDIPESDRDYFLERKYPSYGNLAPRDIASRAAKEVCDEGRGVGPSGRGVYLDFADAIRRQGIERIREKYGNLFDMYERITGENAYTQPMRIYPAPHYTMGGLWVNYELMSNLPGLFVIGEANFSDHGANRLGASALMQGLADGYFILPYTLTHWLAGVKPGLPPLDHPEFRRCEAEAHQRLKRLLSIGGQKTAVEFHRQLGHILWDHVGMARCREGLLQAIEQIRSLREEFWENVRVPGSDADLNMALERASRVADYLEFAELMALDALRREESCGAHFRVEYQTADGEAKRDDERFCHVAAWEYTGPDREPIRHEEPLIFETVKLAERSYK from the coding sequence ATGAGTTTGGATGCGAAGGTGCCTTCCGGGCCGCTTGCGGAAAAGTGGACTCGGTTCAAGCGAGAGCAGCGTTTGATCAGTCCCGCGAACAAGGCGAAATACACCGTCATTGTCGTGGGGACTGGACTGGCTGGGGCCAGCGCGGCGGCCACGATGGCCGAACTGGGCTATAAGGTACTCGTGTTTTGCTTTCACGATACTCCGCGGCGTGCCCATTCCATTGCCGCTCAGGGTGGGATCAACGCGGCCAAGAATTACCGCAACGACGGAGACAGCGTTTTCCGGCTCTTTTACGACACGATCAAGGGAGGAGACTTCCGCAGCCGCGAAGCCAACGTCTATCGACTCGCCGAGGTGTCCGGTAACATCATTGACCAGTGTGTCGCTCAAGGCGTTCCCTTTGCTCGTGAGTACGGCGGTCTGCTGGAGACGCGGAGTTTCGGGGGCGCTCAGTTGCAGCGCACCTTTTACTGCCGGGGCCAGACAGGTCAGCAATTGCTGCTGGGAGCTTACCAGGCACTGTGCCGTCAGATCAGCTACGGTACAGTCCACATGTTTCCCCGCTGCGAGATGCTAGACCTGGTTGTAATCGATGGCCGCGCCCGCGGAATCGTGACTCGCCATCTGGTTACGGGCAAGATTGAGTCCTTTGCGGCGGATGCCGTCGTGCTGGCCACTGGTGGCTACAGCAATGTGTTTTACCTGTCCACTAATGCGATCGGTTGCAACGTTTCCGCCACTTACCGGGCCTACAAACGCGGCGCATTTTTCGCCAACCCGTGCTTCACTCAGATTCACCCGACCTGCATTCCGGTCAGCGGCGAGCACCAGTCCAAGCTGACGCTGATGAGCGAAAGCCTGCGCAATGACGGGCGGGTCTGGGTTCCCAAACGCCGAGAAGATATTGGCAAGCATCCGAATGACATCCCTGAGTCGGACCGAGATTATTTCCTCGAGCGGAAATACCCCAGTTATGGTAATCTGGCGCCGCGAGACATTGCTAGTCGCGCCGCCAAAGAGGTTTGCGACGAAGGCCGCGGCGTGGGTCCGTCAGGCCGCGGTGTGTATCTGGACTTCGCGGACGCCATTCGCCGGCAAGGGATCGAACGAATCCGGGAAAAATACGGCAACCTTTTCGATATGTATGAACGGATCACGGGGGAAAACGCCTACACTCAACCGATGCGTATCTACCCTGCGCCGCATTACACCATGGGGGGATTATGGGTCAACTACGAGCTGATGTCTAACCTGCCGGGTTTGTTCGTGATTGGTGAGGCCAATTTCTCGGATCACGGGGCGAATCGCCTGGGTGCCTCGGCCCTGATGCAAGGCTTGGCCGACGGATACTTCATTCTCCCCTATACGCTGACCCACTGGCTGGCTGGGGTCAAGCCGGGTTTGCCTCCGCTCGATCACCCGGAGTTCCGCCGCTGCGAGGCTGAAGCGCACCAGCGCCTCAAGCGCCTCTTGTCCATCGGTGGCCAGAAAACCGCGGTCGAGTTCCACCGTCAGTTGGGTCACATCCTCTGGGACCATGTGGGAATGGCCCGCTGCCGCGAAGGCTTGCTCCAGGCCATCGAACAAATCCGCAGCTTGCGTGAGGAGTTCTGGGAGAACGTTCGAGTGCCTGGAAGTGATGCGGACCTGAACATGGCCCTGGAACGCGCTAGTCGCGTAGCGGATTACTTGGAGTTCGCGGAACTGATGGCCCTGGATGCCCTGCGGCGAGAAGAGAGTTGCGGCGCGCATTTTCGAGTCGAATACCAAACGGCGGACGGCGAAGCGAAACGAGACGATGAGCGTTTCTGCCACGTTGCTGCCTGGGAATACACCGGACCGGATCGCGAACCTATTCGTCACGAAGAACCGCTCATCTTTGAAACCGTGAAACTGGCCGAGCGGAGCTATAAGTGA
- a CDS encoding succinate dehydrogenase cytochrome b subunit — protein sequence MTGSSQGTVRHPKGPPLVSAERRLGAWLVTVLDSSVGAKVVVALGGIGLALFAIFHMLGNLKIFQGRDALNAYAHFLKHDLGALLWLARAGLLAIFLLHAVFALRLKWRTASARPQPYAYPARTPDRLAARTMALTGVLIGLFILLHLAHFTLGWVHAAEQNGQSIHYLDLKDAQGRHDVYAMVVAGFRTTWIAAIYLLAQVALFVHLIHGIPSTFQTLGLQSRRTLSAIRGLGMLVAAIILIGNCGIVIAVWGGWVSAS from the coding sequence ATGACTGGGAGTTCTCAAGGCACGGTACGCCACCCGAAAGGCCCACCTCTGGTCAGTGCTGAACGGCGTCTTGGAGCTTGGCTGGTCACGGTGCTGGATTCCAGTGTCGGGGCGAAAGTCGTGGTGGCATTGGGCGGGATTGGGCTAGCTTTGTTCGCCATTTTTCACATGTTGGGCAACTTAAAGATTTTTCAAGGCCGTGATGCTCTCAATGCGTATGCTCACTTTCTCAAACATGATTTAGGGGCGCTGCTGTGGCTGGCGCGGGCGGGGCTGCTGGCCATCTTCCTGTTGCATGCTGTGTTTGCATTGCGGTTGAAATGGCGGACGGCTTCGGCGCGACCCCAGCCGTATGCCTACCCGGCACGGACACCGGATCGCCTGGCGGCCCGTACTATGGCTCTCACCGGCGTTCTGATCGGCTTGTTTATCCTCTTGCACTTGGCCCATTTCACCTTGGGGTGGGTGCATGCTGCGGAGCAGAACGGCCAATCGATTCACTACCTGGACCTAAAGGATGCTCAAGGGCGGCATGATGTCTACGCGATGGTGGTGGCAGGGTTCCGCACCACTTGGATCGCTGCTATTTACCTACTGGCGCAAGTAGCTTTATTTGTCCATTTGATCCACGGCATTCCGAGCACCTTTCAGACCTTGGGACTCCAGAGCCGCCGGACCCTTAGCGCTATCCGGGGGCTGGGAATGCTAGTCGCTGCAATCATTCTGATCGGGAACTGCGGGATTGTGATAGCGGTATGGGGCGGCTGGGTGTCAGCATCATGA
- a CDS encoding vWA domain-containing protein: MRIRHKVPTLVSMWMLDVFCCALGCVTLLFLINSRMASDAADTNRNALTELAKLKQRYSELVTNYESEKAAWEENRRRLFQELDSLRQDKEDLSRHLALLKKEVQSLQAQRDADRLALADAEKNLRTTQQQLTILQTQSLRSEELLRKKQKETDDLQQRIQTLQTTQDDLQRLLRVKDDEMTMLSRQLANMKKQLHDLEVLQTALRQERDAARTATEQAVKKAEMELQAAQTRIRDLTQRLEAAQTTIIDLQGQKARLADRFDQLQKSMENRFAGIVTTGQRVVFIVDISGSMAKKDTNTVDPNKWPLVVETVGKVMRSIVGLKEYQVIIFSSSARWLFHDEGNWRAFRGEESVKEVIDALLKTQPYDDTNLYAAFELAFTLRSKGLDTIYLFSDGLPTSGPGLSPADISRQPPLSELERSDKLSRHLLSTLRDQWNRPDAAQSRVRIHSVGFYFESPELGAFLWTLARDNDGSFVGMSKP, from the coding sequence ATGCGCATCCGACACAAAGTTCCCACGCTGGTCAGCATGTGGATGCTGGACGTCTTCTGCTGTGCCTTGGGTTGCGTCACCTTGTTGTTTCTGATCAACAGTCGCATGGCTAGCGACGCGGCTGACACTAACCGCAATGCATTGACGGAACTGGCAAAACTCAAACAGCGCTACTCCGAACTGGTAACCAACTATGAAAGCGAAAAAGCCGCTTGGGAGGAGAATCGCCGTCGCCTGTTTCAAGAGTTAGATTCCCTCAGACAAGACAAGGAAGATCTTTCCCGCCATCTTGCCCTGTTGAAGAAAGAAGTCCAATCTCTTCAGGCTCAGCGGGATGCCGACCGCCTAGCTCTCGCCGATGCCGAAAAAAATCTGAGAACAACCCAGCAACAACTGACTATCCTGCAAACCCAATCTCTCCGATCCGAAGAACTCCTCCGCAAAAAGCAGAAAGAGACCGACGACCTCCAGCAGCGCATTCAAACTTTGCAGACGACCCAGGATGATTTGCAGCGGCTGCTACGCGTCAAAGATGATGAAATGACTATGCTCTCGCGCCAGTTAGCCAACATGAAAAAGCAATTGCATGACTTAGAAGTTCTGCAGACTGCTTTGCGCCAAGAGCGTGACGCAGCCCGCACCGCAACCGAACAAGCTGTGAAAAAAGCGGAGATGGAACTGCAAGCGGCACAAACTCGCATTCGCGATTTGACTCAGCGCTTGGAAGCGGCACAGACCACAATCATCGACCTTCAAGGCCAGAAGGCCCGCCTCGCCGACCGCTTCGACCAATTGCAAAAGAGCATGGAGAACCGCTTCGCCGGTATCGTCACCACGGGGCAACGCGTAGTCTTCATCGTGGACATTTCCGGGAGCATGGCCAAAAAAGACACTAACACCGTGGACCCGAATAAATGGCCCCTCGTCGTGGAAACGGTGGGGAAAGTGATGCGCAGCATCGTCGGCCTGAAAGAGTATCAGGTCATCATTTTTTCCAGCTCGGCCCGCTGGCTTTTCCACGACGAGGGCAACTGGCGAGCCTTCCGTGGAGAAGAGTCTGTCAAAGAGGTGATCGATGCTCTCCTGAAAACCCAACCCTACGACGATACCAATCTCTATGCGGCCTTCGAATTGGCTTTCACATTACGCTCGAAAGGATTGGATACCATCTACCTGTTTTCCGATGGCTTGCCGACTTCCGGTCCCGGCCTCTCACCCGCCGACATCTCCCGACAGCCTCCGTTATCGGAATTAGAACGCAGTGACAAACTCAGCCGCCATCTGTTGTCCACCCTGCGCGACCAATGGAATCGACCGGACGCCGCTCAGTCTAGAGTTCGCATTCATTCCGTCGGCTTCTATTTTGAAAGCCCCGAATTGGGAGCCTTTCTCTGGACCCTCGCCCGCGACAATGACGGAAGTTTCGTAGGCATGAGTAAACCTTGA
- a CDS encoding ABC transporter permease gives MSTNAAARGEWSRSGSGRRAGEMTDPPAVVTVRFHRFLPYWAVLQTDLRQTAQGWLFVLWIALVVIGVCGFFLYRVGVQQEAGLVQSAAVLCAEALRAAFLGSLAVVVILSVAAISSERGTVADAVLSRGISRHQYFLARQHARVILVGIAFALISTGIIAAGSLLFRGEADISLHGAAVVIGLLSLLLAVVAAVGVVLGALTNSAVLGITIYWLLLYGGGLLLMLAPEPWPGPERELTRLRYVLQGYYSAAYYGRVALTAIAIALAATICGLIGFSRKDV, from the coding sequence ATGTCCACTAATGCAGCGGCGCGTGGGGAATGGTCCCGGAGTGGTTCGGGACGGCGTGCCGGTGAGATGACCGATCCACCCGCCGTGGTAACTGTCCGTTTCCATCGTTTCCTGCCGTATTGGGCCGTGCTGCAAACCGACCTACGCCAGACAGCCCAAGGGTGGTTGTTTGTTCTGTGGATAGCGCTGGTAGTCATTGGGGTATGCGGTTTTTTCCTTTACCGGGTCGGGGTGCAACAGGAAGCGGGATTGGTGCAATCCGCAGCAGTACTCTGTGCAGAGGCATTGCGGGCTGCATTTCTCGGAAGCCTCGCCGTTGTTGTCATTCTTAGTGTGGCAGCCATCAGCAGTGAACGGGGAACCGTGGCGGATGCAGTTCTCTCAAGGGGGATCAGCCGCCATCAGTATTTCCTGGCCCGGCAGCACGCCCGCGTGATTCTGGTTGGGATCGCCTTTGCGCTGATCAGCACGGGGATCATCGCAGCCGGGTCTTTGCTCTTCCGGGGCGAAGCTGATATTTCTCTCCACGGAGCGGCAGTCGTGATTGGCCTGCTCAGCCTGCTTCTCGCCGTGGTAGCGGCGGTCGGGGTGGTCCTCGGAGCATTGACCAACAGTGCGGTTCTTGGGATTACCATCTATTGGCTGCTTCTCTACGGCGGGGGACTACTGCTGATGTTGGCCCCCGAACCCTGGCCAGGACCAGAACGCGAATTGACTCGGTTGCGTTACGTGCTCCAGGGATATTACTCGGCGGCGTATTATGGCCGGGTAGCGCTCACCGCGATCGCCATCGCTCTCGCAGCTACGATTTGCGGGTTGATCGGCTTCAGTCGCAAGGATGTCTGA
- a CDS encoding ABC transporter ATP-binding protein translates to MAEDGHGWIVETQHLTKIYRNRQIALNDVTLTLEPGCVLGLLGPNGAGKTTLLRLILGLHRPTAGSVRVFGRLMTPNAADIRRRIGYIPTNPQFPRGMTPISYLDYIGRLFGLPRDVRKPKLATLIRAVDLLPHSGEPIAHFTPGMTARLAVAASLINEPDLLIWDEPTHGLDIEARRSMLELIKQLASEKTLILSSHNLSDVDEVCNYACVLNKGQMIFHGTLQDLKGRIRRNHYELDVDGEHKAISKAVGVLRGLKDFIQVVFRHRRLDVKLGEETPNTALLAQLFQVLHDHKITVISVRTVGMQTEQAYLDLVEREESRGFVRLYPASEAA, encoded by the coding sequence GTGGCGGAAGACGGGCACGGATGGATTGTAGAAACCCAGCATTTGACGAAGATATACCGCAACCGGCAGATTGCTCTCAATGATGTGACATTGACGTTAGAGCCGGGATGCGTGCTGGGCTTGTTAGGCCCCAACGGCGCGGGCAAGACAACGTTGTTGCGTCTAATCCTGGGTTTGCACCGCCCGACAGCGGGGTCCGTGCGGGTGTTTGGCCGCCTAATGACGCCGAATGCCGCGGATATCCGCCGTCGGATTGGCTACATTCCGACAAATCCGCAGTTCCCCCGCGGGATGACGCCAATCAGTTATTTGGATTACATTGGCCGCCTCTTCGGCCTGCCGCGGGATGTGCGTAAGCCAAAGCTGGCCACGCTGATCCGAGCGGTGGATCTGCTGCCGCACTCCGGCGAACCGATTGCCCATTTCACGCCGGGAATGACCGCCCGCTTGGCGGTGGCTGCCAGTTTGATCAATGAACCGGACCTGCTCATCTGGGATGAGCCAACCCACGGCCTAGACATCGAAGCCCGCCGCTCCATGCTGGAGTTGATCAAGCAGCTTGCCTCGGAAAAGACCCTGATTTTGAGCAGTCATAATCTCAGCGACGTGGATGAAGTCTGCAATTATGCCTGCGTGCTTAATAAGGGGCAAATGATATTCCACGGGACTTTGCAGGACCTGAAAGGCCGGATTCGCCGCAATCACTATGAACTGGACGTGGACGGAGAGCACAAAGCCATCAGCAAAGCTGTGGGCGTGCTGCGAGGATTGAAGGATTTCATCCAGGTCGTCTTCCGCCATCGGCGCCTGGATGTGAAACTGGGGGAGGAAACGCCGAATACGGCCCTGTTAGCCCAGTTGTTTCAGGTATTGCATGATCACAAGATTACCGTGATCAGTGTGCGAACGGTGGGAATGCAGACGGAACAGGCGTATTTAGACCTGGTGGAACGGGAGGAGAGCCGGGGTTTTGTGCGTTTGTACCCTGCCTCGGAAGCCGCCTGA